Within Larus michahellis chromosome 5, bLarMic1.1, whole genome shotgun sequence, the genomic segment TTGAGAAGtataaactggaagagggtagatgaGGAACAGTTGGAGTACCCAGTTACACTCTACATTTTTAGCTCTACTCTTGCTTGAACTTATTTCAGGCTGTTTCTCTCTATCAGCAAAAATACAAACCATGATAATTATTATTGGTAGCAAGCAACAAACTAATTGAAATAtgatagaaatgtatttttaaatgataacTATTATTGGTAGCAATCAACAAACTACTCAAACTATGatagaaatggattttaaaatgtgtttttcacatACGCAGGGTAAAAGAAAAGGTGACTAATACGCAGGCAGTATctatattattttgctttcatgttGGCTATTGGACCAGTGAGCCCTATCCACATTTCAGGTCTTGTAGCATAATTTCAGTGCTATCAGATCAGCTGCCTTTGAAGGATAGCACACCTACTGTATATTGGTATAAACACCTGTTTATACCAGTTACAGGCCTGACAAGATTAAAAGTTGGTATTTCCATACATTTAACAATAATGGATTTTAATCTCTCTTGAATAGAGACGTGGTATGCCTGTGCTCTAAAGAAAGTGTTTTACGTCCCGTTCCAAAGGATAGCAAGTATTTATGTACATAGTCAAATACGCTTCTTAGTTTGCTAATATGATCCAGTTTATAGGATTTATATTTCTTGCAGAACCACCAGAGCGATCATATAATTTTAATGATGAAGAATATTTAATCCATTAAATGAATTGCTTAGATAGAGCTTGCACAGATTCTGTTGGTTGATTGTCACTTCTTTCTGGTGAActaagctggaagaggggagatttacattagacattaggaagaaattcttcactgtgagggtggtgaggcactggaacaggttgcccagagaagctgtggctgccccatccctggaggtgttcaaggccaggctggatggggctttgagcagcctggtctggtgggaggtgtccctgcccatggcagggggttggaactgggtgatcattaaggtcccttccaacccaaaccgttctgtgatgctgtgaatcTCACACGCTTCTACTGTGTGTGTCAGTTTTGATTTTACTTTGCAGGAGGTTCTGTGATGATGTATGGCCTAACTCCAGGATAAGATAAAATATCAGTTCCTTTCTCCCCATCTTGTTAAAGAAattgaaatagtaattttataatttttttttttgcaaagttcaTGAAAATATTGATAAGCGTTAGGAGTATTTGGAAATAAACACTGGCCATATAGACCAGGGGACTCTTCTCAGGGTTTGCTATCTTGTGTTCTCAGCTGCTTGTGAGGGCCTAGTTAATACCAATTGCCAAGAATGCTTTTCTTGGCTTGTGGtaaaaaagctacatttttttccccttggtaaTTGAATCATTGTTTTGAATGGAGTCGGTGCTAGTTGGACACGCTTGTCATAACTGCAGTGTTGAAATAACACTATTTCTACAAGTAGAATTGGCTACTGTCAAGTGGCACATATAAAGATAATCTTATTTGTCTGAAGGAATGGAGATGTCTTCAGCTAAGAACATATGCTATTACTGTATGTTGTTATATGGGGAGATTGAATGTTTTGCATGTAGAAGTGTGGCTCCAAGtccacttgaaaaaaattatggaatCAGTCCTCTTTACATCATTGATTTGAATCAGATCCAGTACTGATAATACACGTAGAACAACACGACCAACACAACCAACCTCAGTACAAGTTAGTGGTTTTGAGAGTTTAGGGAGCAAAAGCTGCCTTAACTATTCATTGTCTGTTAAAATTGGTTTCTTTGGGTAAGTAGGAAGATATAAACAGTGtggaaattttgaaaaatagcttCATTTCACATTGCAGTGAAATTTCAAAATGGGGATATTATCctggaaagaaaattcaaatttagTGATCAATagccttatttttcctttgtctttttatttttttaataccattaTATAATGTAACAAAAAATCATCATTCGCAGACATGTGGGTGTAGACcgagatacttttttttcttttttttttcctccaaaacaaacaTCTATAAAGGCAACACCTTTCTACAAAATTAAtgcaatggaaaatatttctgtctaaACTTTCTCACTAGCTCTTTTGAAAGTGCACTGCTATAAAAATGCAGAGAATCTTTTTCGTGATATTactttttgctgtatttgttaCACGGTGAAAAGATTTTCTGTTTCCAGTAAGGTAAGTCTGAAATGTGGCCCAAATCGAAAATCAAACTTAATCTTACCTAATTCACCTAAAGGCCAGGCATCTCAGTGAAAGCCAGTCATGCTGTGATCTTTTATGGGTGATGTAGAGAAACAGAAACCTCCAGCTTATATGCCTgagttattttgaaattaaattcatttccttctttgGGATGTGCCTGGTTTTGTCCGTTGAACAGAAATGTAAAAGAGAGCATTCTGGGATAAATTTGCACTGTCGTACCAGTACATTCAGCACTGGTGCTGACTTGCAGTGAGTGATATTTGTGATATGGCGACTAAAATGATCGGACACGTAGAACAGGTTGAAGACGGAAATGCTATGTCCTTAATGATATTCAATACATAATGCCTTTCCTTTTTCACAGTGATCCATCATTTCTCAACTAAACATAGAAGAATCAAAGCAATAAAGGAAATGGCAAGGGTATTGATACCCGGAGGGCAGATGATGATTTATGTTTGGGCTATGGAACAAAAGAACCGTCGCTTTGAGAAACAAGACGTGTTTGTTCCTTGGAACAAGGCCTTGTGCTCACGGCATTTCTCAGAATCGAATCAGTCTGGAGATAAGGCTGAGTTTGTGCACGCTGTAAAAACCCGAGACGTAGACCCGGCCCAGCTAGTCATCTCTGATTGCAGCTACCAAACCAGTCTGCAGCCAGAAACCGATCCAAAACATGCCCGCAACACGGACCACTGCTTATCCAGAGCCTGCTGCATGAaaatttctgaagaagaaaaccGATTTTACACTGCTCTGGGAAGATCTTTCCGCTCATGGTTTTTCTCCAGGTCACTTGATGAATCAGCCCTGAGAAAACAAACTGACAAAACGAAGCCCCCGAAGAATGCCGGAGAATGGGCCAACAGCACCCTGCCCATTCAGCACTCGCGCCACTGCAGTTTGGATCTGGGTCACCACGGGGCACTGCTAAAAGAACAAAGTTTAGATGACGATGACGTGTTCGTGGAAAGCCTGCCTCTCAAAAAACCACCGTGGTCACCAGCCGTAGATGCACTGAAGGATTTGAGTTTAAGTGGAGGACACCAAAGCGTAGCTGGGGGCAAGAGTGAAGAAGCTTCATTTACGAACGGCCCGGTGGAAGACAGGGACTACAGCTGCGGTTGCAATAAAGATGGTGCTGGTAAGTCTAATGCCAGCAAGTTTCTCAAAAGAACTTCAACAGCTGACTCCACTGACTCCGCTCTGGATTCAGCAGTATCTGTTGGGGACCAAACTGATGCCACGTTGGATGCAAAAGCCTTCATGCGTTATTACCATGTATTTCGGGAAGGGGAGCTGTGCTCCCTGGTAGAAGAGAACGTGCCTGAGCTTCGGATACTTTCTTCCTGCTACGACCATGGGAACTGGTGCATTATTGCAGAGAAAAGAGGAACGTAGCTGGGAAGAGAACAAAGCAGAGTTCAGTGACTGAGGATTTTGAGctgctcctggtgttcctgtggtTGTGCGGTGTGACCTGGAGTTTGAATCTCATGTAGTCGTGTGCCATTCGTTTCTGAGTCGTTATCTCCCTGCCTATTTAACTATCTAATGCAAGGTCTGTATATAGGAATCTAAGTGGTAAACAATATTTATGTTTTGTTAAACTTTTATGAAGTTAAAACTGGAGAGTTTTATACTGCTTTTAGCaaataattgtgtttttaaatatacttttctattgagaaataaaacctttttataaGACAAGGATCAGGGCATCTTTTGTGAGAATATATCCTCTCGGTTGGAAGTTCAGGCTGTGTTCTTCAAACGCTGAAAACGTGCGACGTCGCTCCCCGTTCTTGAAGCCCTACAAATAGAGACGCAGGGATGTCGGAAAACCGTACTTGCCTGTACGCTGCTGGAGCGCACGCTGCAGAACGGGGAGCAAGCGTGGTCCCCGCGCTGCGTCGTTTGGGGTAGGGTTGTTCATGGGCAACATCTGTGGACAAAACCAAGCTCTGCATATTCTGTCATTTGAGGTTTGCATTTGGCAGCAAATGACAGAACGGATTTTGAGCAATATTTTGGACTTCTGTTTTAGAAAGAATCTAGCGTGTGTCTCAGGTGCAGGTTAAGTTTTCTACGTTAGCTCCCACAAATACTTTATCTTAATTTCCGCTGCTGTAGTTTTTCATTGGTTACGTGTACAGGGAAGTCGGAGGGATTTGTGAGAGTATCAGTATTATGTAAAGGTTACAAAATATCAAATATTTGAGATACATATATCTTTTTTGATAAGCCCAGGAAGCTAAGATAAAATTAATAAAGTTCCAGTGCATATCTGGTCAGCTGGCATATTTGCTCTCCTCGTTCACTGACATGAGAATATATATTAAACGGTGTCTTAAATAACATAGATAGGAAGAGAATACAAGTCCAGTTTGtgcataaaatacaaaattcctGTCTTCTGCAGTTTAAATGAATCTTTTGAGACCTAAATGATAATAGATTGCTTAAAAAACTTTCCCATAAGACATAAGTTTTGCTGAACGTGGTGCCCCATCATCATCCAGTTGTACTAGATCGTAGCAGTTACCCTCATATTGTTCTTTACACCCAAATACTCTCACCCCTTTTGGTGGGAATCTTACAATGTGAAGCTGTATCTGCTGTGGATGAAATCCAGCTGGCCTTTGAAGATCAGTAGTGATACTGTAATTGTTACCAGCTGAaacagggctgggctgggctaaTTGCCTCGTTAGCACAAAGTTACTCCATTTTTAGGCTTTATTTACAGTCAGTGGTCTTCGTGCAGGGCACAGCTTCATCTGGTGTTGATTTTGTGACCTTTGATGGAGCTGCACAGATTCACCCCAGAGATCAACCCTTTCGATACAGCGGTTTGAGAGACCCACGTAATTAAGGTGTCTGCCCTATCAGTGAGCAAATAACTTTGATTACAAAGCAACAGGAGTGAAATACCAAACTTCTACAGTCTGTAAGTAGAtggatttggggttgttcagtagAAAGCCCTGATGGTGCTGAGTAATTTTTGGTGTAGCTGCCCAGGAGAATTCCCACGTGGCAATGTATTATAGATTTATCTATTGGACCGATGCCTGTAGAACAATCATCTTTGTCTTCCTCATAgtctggggtccctggggtgcagTCAAGCAGGTTGATGAGATCTGGGgtaaactgagaaagaaaaggcttCCGTTCTCTTCACAACAGAGGCTTACCGTCCCTGTAAGAGGCTGGATCTGTGTTTCAGGCTCTAGTAAAAACTTTCTGCTCTAGCAGCTGTATGAAAAGACCCGTCAGCTCAAAGCCACTGAGGTACTTTAAACTGTTTGTGTGTTTCTAGATGATCCTTGCGTTGTTTGATTAGAGATTCTTGCCTGGAgatgcttttcaaaattatttatttctgtattggaTCATCTCTTGTTTTGAGCTGATGCCGTTAAGTTGCGCCACATACAAATTTGAATTGTATTGTTATAAATTcctgggggagggaaaaggaaggtttGGTaaactgctttcttttcaaatattcaGCCTTCTGACTGACCGGGCGTCAGTCAGCTGGGGTCATGAACGTGAGGTCGTGCAGACCTCAATTCTTTATTCCCGTATCCAGTCTCCCATCTGTCTGTGGAGGCTGCCCAGGTCTGTAACAGCTTTATCATTTCATAAGAAGCCAGATGACCTCACTCGGAGCATGGCAAACGTCTCTCTTGATTGGTTTCTCTTTTGATGAGGCTCATCTTAGGCAGAATGTAGTTTCCAGAAGAATCCATGTGATCCCAATCTTTAATAGCTTACAGGCATACTTAACGTGCTCAGAGAAGTGGGTATATCATTGAAAAATCTATAgtctatataaataaataaaacccagttGTCCTTGCATGCTAAGACTCTCAGCAATATCCAGACCGCAAGATCTGACTGTTATAAAGCAAGAGGTAATTATGTCCTTGCGTTTATTGTCTGACAGATGGGCAATATTCTCACCCGTTATGCCAGTAACAAACCTGCTTCTGACTGCAGTGGGCTGGGATTGCTCCTGAGCTGCTCATCCAGCTTTAAGTGGCATGTGGAGAAGTCTTGGTTACACGAGAAAagatttcctgggttttttttttacagtttaatttacTGGTACCATCGTCAGTCTGAACTGGCTGAAGAAAAGCTGCTACCTTATTACTCTGACATCCAAATGGACAACTGCAATAAAAAAGATACAGTTGAACACAGTTATTTTTGAAGGATTAATACAATTGCAATCTTTGATAAATGACAttttgtcgtctttttttttaatgcatgaaaatatttatattggaaatgaagaaatataggtttggggtttttttgtactaaTGGTGCCTAATTTACTTTCTTCCAGGCTTATGGTGTAggaattttaaaagcacaggTGAGGAATGAAACCTATAAATAttctagcagattttttttctggtagatgTTTATGTACAAGTTACTTATGTGCACGGTTTAAAATGCCGAGTGAAGAGCTGCGGGTGTTCCCACCAGCAGAACGTTGTTACTGAACCTCCTGGGTAGGTTCTGAATAGAAATAATGGCTCTGATCCCGTGTCCTCCCTGCAATGTCGTGTCTCCATCAGATGCATTCATATCCCGGTTGGGCTGCGTTAGTATCGGCATTGTGCTGGATCTGCTGGTCTACCTGCTGTCTCGCTCAGCACTTTCACAGGGTTTGTGGCTACTTTAGTGCGCCAGGAAAATGAAGTGTGTCAGTGTTAAATATATACAACTGTATATCTCTTTCATGAATTCAGCATTTCTTATTCTTACAGTACATGAACTTTGGCAGCTGCCGTTGAGTTTATCTTCCAATCTTCTGGTTAAAACCATGCTTAGGTACTGCTCGTAGTCAATTCTTTGTCCATACCTGCAACTTATTCTCTAGTATTTGACAGAAAATGAATCCTACTTGGTTAAAATAGTATTTCCTACAGAAATCCTGTGCTTTCAGATTAGTTAATAAATACGTTGGCCACTGGAAACTCTGTGTCTGGGGACATTCTTAATGAATGTTTAATTTGAGAAGACTCTGTTAGTGCTATTTGCTCCATCAGTTAGACCTCATGGACATGATACAGAGCAGATAAGCACAGTGATTTGCTGTGAAGCCAAGGAGTCTGTCTTTACTTTAGACAGCCATAGTCAACCTAGCTATAAACGTGATTATTTGAACTAGGTAAATAAAGGTGATGAAATGTGTTTTGTGACCATGTCAGTACTATACGTCCCGTTGATGATCAAAAAGCCGGATGGCCAGCAGAATTAATTGCTACAGAGCTACATTTCCTGCTCCCTCTCATCTATTTACAGTCATCTGGGACTAAGCTTCGTGGTATAAGATAACATTGAAGTATTTCTTTGGGATTGTCAACATTCTTTTTGCACCGATttaaatcagagaagaaaaaaaagaatgtaattagAACTAGGCAATTGCCTGTTGAGGTTACAGTTACACTGTGTTGAAAGTGTTTTTACAGTTGCAATGATCATTTATTATGTTTGTACAATTACAGTGATCACTTATTCTACTGATATGTTATAGTAATGACTAAGGAATTAGTAGTAATTAAGCACTATCCAGATGAATATTAATACATGCCCAGTAGCACAGAGTGTGTAACCTAATAGTATTTAGATTATGGGAAAGTAGTATGAGCACAGGCTGGACATGGGGTGGTAAGAAATATAATTTCAGGGGGATATGGAAATGGTCTTCATGAAGAGGGAAGATACAGCGTTGAGAAAGGCTAAGGAAAAAGAGTAAAGATAGGAAGCATCCAGAGAAATGAAGGAGAATGGCGAAGATGGGAAATCACAGCGGAGAAAGCACAGTTGGCACTGCTCGATATTCTTAGGATATGCAGAGGTCCCAGTTTTGGCTGCTCTTACTTTCTGGAGGATGCAGTTGAAATCTGCCAGCTGTCTTACTTCAACAGCTTGCGCAGAGGGAGGAACGcacctttttccccccacttggAGCTCAACACCAAGTGTTGAGTGTACAGTTCCTTACACTTCCAAGGCTAGGCATACGCAGAGGAAGATTGGTTAGGGATtaccatttttccttcctttatatCTCCATCACTTTGTGGCAGCACGTTCTGTTTTGATTCCTTTGATTCTTGCGGAGTGCTTCAGTTGGCCCGGGTTGGTTTGACGTTCCTCAGCCATGCCCACAATCTGGGGTTGCATTTGTTTGACCTAGTCACCTCTTCTACCAATCTAGTTGCACTGGTACAAGCTTTGCACGTAGAAAGGGTTGTAGGGACAGATTAAATGAGTATTAAGGCACAAAAAGGTGCATATTTTCAGGAGCTAATGGGTACCAGAGTAAAGAAAGGATTGCTCTGTGACTTCGCCTTAACGCATTAGGTATGTAGATGCCGTAGAAGACTGTACCAGGCATATACCTGCATCTTTGATACTTGGAGAGTTTTCCAAGTTTCACTCACTGCCTTGAGTGAACTACTAGATATTTGGTTTCCTTCTATAGTTGTAAATATATTTAGCATTTTGCATTCAAACGAATGTGATTGCGCAGCCTCTCTTTGCTTGACTAATAACCGAGGGCTCCACTATTTCTATTTCGTTTCTATTTCTAATTTCATTCGGTTTCTTCTTTCTGCGTATTTCCTTCCAAAGAAGGAAGCCCGCATTTTTCTATTCAGAGAGATACATCCAAACAACAAATACAGCAGTAGCACCTCAGATAGCCACAAATAGGtatgcatttctcatttttaccTTTAAATCGCCACTTGTGATGATGCTTCCAGGCTGTTTTCATGCTTCTACCTCTGACAGCTGAAGATGAAAGTGGAAGAAAACCCACCTTAATACCTTAACTTTAACTCTCTAATAGTGCAAAACGTAATGGTATCATCTATACataattctctttttcctccttttttttttttcctccgctgTTATTTATTCATCATTGTCTTCACTTGGGTACCTTTTGAGCTCTTTAAGCTATGCCTACATTGTCGCAGAGCTTGGGGTGCTTGAGGGCAGCAGATGCTTCTGTTGCTGTGGTGGCAATTCAGCACCTGCACCGGCTGCTTTTCCCTAGAAAAGATGTCTAGTCcctagactagatgatctctagaggtcccttccaactctgaagattccatgattccgtgctCAACAGAGGAAAGTCCTCTTAAATAGAATCCAAAtaacctgatttaaaaaaaaacccaaacaactaacCAGCCTCCCCCaaactaacaacaacaaaaataaccctAGTAGGAGGTGCTGCAGCAGTTGTGATCGTATCCAAACTGAAACGGAAGcacaggagaagaaagaaaatacggATGTTATGAGTGGTGCTCCGAGCTTTGAAAAGATTCTTGGATATCAGTTCTCCATCCCCTTTGGCCCTGTTGACTCTGCTTTCATGAGGGGTATGTGTATGGGACAGTGGATGTAGGAACAGTGAGACGGTATTAGGTTGCCCTCTTCTGTTGGTTGATTTGTGCAGAAAATTAACTGCTTCTTGTTGCTGTTTGTACAGCATCTCAAATTCTCTTCCCGGAACGAAGAGAGGTTTGCTCCGCGGCTCTCAGTCATTTGGAACTGTCACGAGTAAAAGAGACAAAGATAAAGAAGGTGGGCGTAAACAAGCAGATCTTCACCCTGTAGCTGAAAATATCACCTCTTACCGATGTGCTAACAAAGAAGTCTGTGTGTGCACAGTCAGATTGAAAGCTGATGTTTCCTCTTGCATGGggtaaaaataaaagtcatttgTGGGAGGCTTTTTGGTGAGGCAACATCATGTTCTTTTCCGTGTCTCTCTTCTGGCTCTTTATAGCAGAGGCTCTGCCACGTGTCAGAATTGCTGAGAATAAACTGACCCTTGACAGATCCGCTTCCTTACCGCAGGACTGACAGGAC encodes:
- the TRMT9B gene encoding putative tRNA methyltransferase 9B isoform X2; this translates as MEIVMKRMEHEAAQLEKQHVHSVYENTAAYFNDLQSKAWPRVRNFLLEQKPGSLVADIGCGTGKYLSVNTQVYNLGCDYCGPLVEIARKRDDEVLVCDNLNLPFRDQCFNAVISIGVIHHFSTKHRRIKAIKEMARVLIPGGQMMIYVWAMEQKNRRFEKQDVFVPWNKALCSRHFSESNQSGDKAEFVHAVKTRDVDPAQLVISDCSYQTSLQPETDPKHARNTDHCLSRACCMKISEEENRFYTALGRSFRSWFFSRSLDESALRKQTDKTKPPKNAGEWANSTLPIQHSRHCSLDLGHHGALLKEQSLDDDDVFVESLPLKKPPWSPAVDALKDLSLSGGHQSVAGGKSEEASFTNGPVEDRDYSCGCNKDGAGKSNASKFLKRTSTADSTDSALDSAVSVGDQTDATLDAKAFMRYYHVFREGELCSLVEENVPELRILSSCYDHGNWCIIAEKRGT
- the TRMT9B gene encoding putative tRNA methyltransferase 9B isoform X1 encodes the protein MQPPPPRGCRMEHEAAQLEKQHVHSVYENTAAYFNDLQSKAWPRVRNFLLEQKPGSLVADIGCGTGKYLSVNTQVYNLGCDYCGPLVEIARKRDDEVLVCDNLNLPFRDQCFNAVISIGVIHHFSTKHRRIKAIKEMARVLIPGGQMMIYVWAMEQKNRRFEKQDVFVPWNKALCSRHFSESNQSGDKAEFVHAVKTRDVDPAQLVISDCSYQTSLQPETDPKHARNTDHCLSRACCMKISEEENRFYTALGRSFRSWFFSRSLDESALRKQTDKTKPPKNAGEWANSTLPIQHSRHCSLDLGHHGALLKEQSLDDDDVFVESLPLKKPPWSPAVDALKDLSLSGGHQSVAGGKSEEASFTNGPVEDRDYSCGCNKDGAGKSNASKFLKRTSTADSTDSALDSAVSVGDQTDATLDAKAFMRYYHVFREGELCSLVEENVPELRILSSCYDHGNWCIIAEKRGT